Proteins from a single region of Choloepus didactylus isolate mChoDid1 chromosome 10, mChoDid1.pri, whole genome shotgun sequence:
- the DIRAS2 gene encoding GTP-binding protein Di-Ras2 has translation MPEQSNDYRVAVFGAGGVGKSSLVLRFVKGTFRESYIPTVEDTYRQVISCDKSICTLQITDTTGSHQFPAMQRLSISKGHAFILVYSITSRQSLEELKPIYEQICEIKGDVESIPIMLVGNKCDESPSREVESSEAEALARKWKCAFMETSAKLNHNVKELFQELLNLEKRRTVSLQIDGKKSKQQKRKEKLKGKCVIM, from the coding sequence ATGCCTGAACAGAGCAATGATTACCGCGTGGCGGTGTTTGGGGCCGGTGGTGTGGGCAAGAGCTCCCTGGTGTTGAGATTTGTGAAAGGCACGTTCCGGGAGAGCTACATCCCGACGGTGGAAGACACCTACCGGCAGGTGATCAGCTGTGATAAGAGCATTTGCACGCTGCAGATCACCGACACCACCGGCAGCCACCAGTTCCCCGCCATGCAGCGGCTGTCCATTTCCAAAGGCCACGCCTTCATCCTGGTGTACTCCATCACCAGCCGGCAGTCCTTGGAGGAGCTCAAACCCATCTACGAGCAAATCTGCGAGATCAAAGGCGACGTGGAGAGCATCCCCATCATGCTGGTGGGCAACAAGTGCGACGAGAGCCCCAGCCGCGAGGTGGAGAGCAGCGAGGCGGAGGCCTTGGCCCGGAAGTGGAAATGCGCCTTCATGGAGACTTCCGCCAAGCTCAACCACAACGTGAAGGAGCTCTTCCAGGAGCTGCTCAACCTGGAGAAGCGCAGGACCGTGAGCCTACAGATCGACGGGAAAAAGAGCAAgcagcagaaaaggaaagaaaagctcaAGGGCAAATGTGTGATCATGTGA